The segment AAAATTGACGACTTATAACCCCCAATATGAGGCAAAGCGACCACGTTTTgagattcttttttggaaGCCCGTTCGATCATATTGATACGTTGTCTTGCTATAACTAATTTGATCCAATCATCCAAtccattattattgattaAATCTTCTATCAGATCCGTTTTCCTGTTCTTCGTTTCTAGCTTTTGTTTAGCGCCTTTATTTTGCAGTAATTGGTTGAGGTAGTCTGGTATTGTTGACAAAGGGTCTgattctttctcttcattttgtaaTAATTCCACTGTAGGTAATGTAGTTATTCGCGTATCAATTAACTGAGTACTATGGAGACACCAGTCCTTAAACTTCTCCATTCCTCGTGAGCTCGATAGTTCCGAATTTTCATCATAGACATCCAGGATGTTCGTAGGCTTAACAACACCCAGATTTTCCAGAGCCAGCGTTATGTCCTGCAAAGCAACTGTATCATCCTGATCACACCTCGCCTGAGCAATAGAGCTGACCTCTGATGCTAACAAACTCAGAAACTTTGCATAGAGATCGGTCATAACATCCACGAGACTTGGTCTTGCCCTGTCAAATCCTTGGGCCTTCAGTAATTGTAAGATGGATATGCGAAGGAGTGCGAAATAAAAATCATGATTGGTAGTCATAGCACAGGGAAAATCTATAGATGCAGGTTCCTAGTCAATGGCCTGTTTTGATGAATCTAGAAATTATTTTAGTGTTATTTTAGCATATCATCCTCATCATGCAGATTGAAACtattgaaggaaaaaaaaactaatgCATCGTGTGCTTACCCGTTTTGCCACTTTTTTGCTAGGTGAAAAAACACGTTGACGGTATTCAAGCTACAAGTATTGAACATCTTATATTGTTGCTTGATAGAAATTTCCCAGGCATTCAGGTTTGGTTTGTGAGCTGGCTTGCTAATTTGAGTACTGTGCACCATCGTTTTAGGATGTCCTCTCTATCTTTATATACTGTTCAAGCTTTTTTGATACTGGATCAGCAAGGAGAAAGAATTTATGCAAAGTATTACCAACCCCCTCATAGGTCGGATGACGGAAACCAGTTGCTCTTCAATTCAGTGAAGAAGCAGAAAGAGTTTGAGAAACAACTGCATCGCAAAACTCACAAGCAAGATTCagaaattttgattttcgAGGATCATTTGGTTCTTTACAAAGAATACATTGATGTAACGATATATTTAGTCTCTTCGCTGGAAGAGAATGAAATTGTTTTACAGCAAGGTTTTTCAGCTATCAGAGGTGCTTTggatttgattttgaactCAGGCAtggacaaaaaaaacattcaagaaaattatgATATGGTTATATTAGTTATTGATGAAACCATTGATAATGGTGTTATCCTTGAAACTGACTCCAACACCATTGCATCCAGAGTTTCCAAGCCACCTACAAATGAACCCCAAATGGCATTAGATTTAGATAAAGGGTTTTTAGGCGCGTGGGGATTTGCAAAGAGCAAGTTCCAAGAGAGGTTGCAACAAGGCCTATGAATATCGATGCAGAATGgacagaaaagaatatgacCTGGTCTTATATAGTGtcttacttttttttcgacATAGGTGAATTTATTTgtgtatataaatatatacgtatattCATTCGAAAATGACTGCTACATGACACTAATCACGTTACCCCTTTCGTCAATCTATGGTACGACGatcatttattttttcttcgttcGAGCTGACTTAGTCTTCTTTTTGCCCTTTCGTGAAGTAACATCACCGTTCTTGGTCGACTTCTGCCCAGTGattgttatttttaatttatcGACACAAAGTAAAAGAACCAAGTCTTGTTCTTTCAAGCTTTTGATCATTTCATGTTCTTGTGGCCAATCCATTTCTTTGTCAGTTGAAGAAGTGTCTACTGctctatttttgaaatagtGTAATATTTCAGTTAAAGtcttggttttctttgcaCTTCCCGGTTGGATTTTAACCTtgtatttatattttaaAAGTGCAGGCCAAGGAGCAAATACTGGTATAATGTCAACAACAATATCATCCTTATCGAGTGATGGCTTCAATTCAGCCTTACACTTATCATAGTTAACCTTagccttttcttttttggtgaATTTCAAAGCCTGTAATCTCTTTTGTTTCTCACGtctgttctttttatcttctCTAAGTTCCCgcttctttatttcttctttcttcttttgttgttgtttctCGATACCTTTCAAAGTGCCTAAAGCCTCTAAACGCAAAATACGTTCTGTTTCGTCTTGATCtgcatattttctttgaattttctttaattttccttttttacCACGGACGTTGCTGTTCATGCTATCTAACAAAGATATGATACTGCTTGATTCAGCAGCTACACGTTGCATACCATCACTGCCATTGTTAGCCTTGATATTTTCCGAATCCGAACCTATTTCAGATGATATGCTCTCTCCTTCGACCTCCTTTTCATGGCTATCAGATTCATAATCATTGCTTTCTGTatccaaattttcatcGTCATTCTCCGGTGGCCCATTGACTCCATGATcattctcttcttcttgcttttcttgttcttttgccTCGctctcatcatcatcatcatcatcatcatcatcatcatcatcatcatcatcatcaccgctatcattattttcaccGGTTTTTACTTTCCATAGGAATGCGAAACCCATTACAAGTTGAGCAGGTGGCAAAAGATTttgatcattttcattctttaGTCGGAAGGCGCCCTCTGGTAGAACGGAATTATCAGAGCTATCAAACTTGCTAACGTTTTTTGCAAAGCACCACCATGGGGAAGAAGCTATTTTCTTGGACCAGGCTTCACTTGAGGACATACATAGTATACCAGCTTGCATCAAAGTGTTTGGTGGAACCTCTGTTCTTTCAGGATTCTTGATCCATACGTGTGTGTTAAAATTATTCGACATATAAatgtcatcatcttcaatgtACTTTGAATAGATTTGATCTGTCTCAGCTGGACTTTTGCCCATCATGACCAAAAACCCTTCGCTTGAAATGAACCAACtatacttttcaaaaaagtacGGAGTACGAATCTTTTTTAGAACACTATGAGAATCCTTtagctttctttttagttGTTGATCagttttgatttcaatattcttcatAGCCTTGTTgacattcttttcaacttttttctgtttttcggcacttgtttttttgatattgaaataTTCAGAGGCATTAGCGTAAGCTGATAAACCAAGATCAATTGTGACGTTTACCGTATCACtaggttttcttttcatgtttttctctttcaagtTGCTTACCTCATCTGAATCTGAATCACTAGAACTTCTAATAATGCTGCCTTCTGATTCACTGTCTTCATCCGAAGAACTGTCACTTTCCTTGATGTTAGAAGTATTAAGTTTAACGCTGATCTTATTTTGCTTTAAATTCAAAGGTAAGTTCAAAAGCTGAGCAATCTTgttaccttttttttgttcatttttgatTAGTTTCTCAATAGTGCTCCAGTCCATTTGTTGATCGATTAGGCCTTGAACAGCAAGTTTTACTTCCTCGATTAAGGATGCATATTCAATTATGAGGTgacctttcttttcattcaattcCTGGACGTTTAACAAAGcttgtatttttctattgtttTCGGTACGAGcatcatcaattttcttttgcgCTTGCGACTCTTGGTTCTGTATACGTAGGGCATATTTGGAAGATTCTAtcgttgaaaaaaaactgtcTAATGTTTTATTGTAAGGGCCTTCAACTTCTATAATGGTGGAAGAATTGTTGTTCTCCCCACTGATATACGGCTTGAAGGGATGGAATGTATCATAAATAAATTCTAAATCGGCCGTATCCTTCTCAGAGTTGAAattttcgtttcttttgGCCAAAATGTAACCTTTCCTATCAGAAGTAGTCAGCAGTTTATTATACTCCAATTGCGTGCTATTTAACAATTCCGCAAGTGCGTCTGTCTTACCTAAAAGTGCTAAGCAAGATTCCGAAGGATCTATATTGAACACATTAAGGTTTTTCGATAGTAGATCTGAAGACAGATGAGgaacttttgaaagtaGTAGTTTATGGATCGAAGGCACcttgacttttttttttttaggatcatctttattttgaaagttgAGTTGTTTGATAACAGCAATGTCCGATTCATACTTGGTTTGAGTTGCCTTTATCCACTCATTGATAGTGTTGGAGGTGTATTCTATCTTTGTACCTACTACATATTCGCTAGTAGGCGTGTTACCTGCGGCAAAAAGAGATTCGTCGAACATTTCGTAAACTTGACCAACCTTGTTTTCATGCTCCAAAACCACTCTTTGCAGGGACAAAATCCTTCTGTTCTGATCTAGAAGAATGACATTCCCTGCACTGAAGAATTCCAGCACTAAGTAGAAGTGACCATCGGCAAATTGCAGAACAAGAATTCTATCTTGGTCTACTTGTTTTAAAGCTGTTAGCCGTTTAGCTTTCAGATGCTTCCTCAGTTTTACAACAAATCCAGAAGGAGTTGGGGGAATTGGTCTGCTAAATTCGGTTAAATAAATTCTCAAGCCACAATCTACAACAACATTCAGTTTAGAATCAGGTTTATTGAATCTTAGGAGAAACTGCTTTGACGAATC is part of the Saccharomyces mikatae IFO 1815 strain IFO1815 genome assembly, chromosome: 16 genome and harbors:
- the TAF3 gene encoding Taf3p (similar to Saccharomyces cerevisiae TAF3 (YPL011C); ancestral locus Anc_8.77); this translates as MTTNHDFYFALLRISILQLLKAQGFDRARPSLVDVMTDLYAKFLSLLASEVSSIAQARCDQDDTVALQDITLALENLGVVKPTNILDVYDENSELSSSRGMEKFKDWCLHSTQLIDTRITTLPTVELLQNEEKESDPLSTIPDYLNQLLQNKGAKQKLETKNRKTDLIEDLINNNGLDDWIKLVIARQRINMIERASKKESQNVVALPHIGGYKSSILSRHHHTTITDEDRLPSAMTPRDEDASTEIQENPYVTSKLPIMRTDNRLENITLSFENEKLESLDEIKNPDQISQETNNEQSSKENNQSVTESPHDDDRDISMFQFDSNVDTKWAEQEDMDSTFQRRTSLDYGGYF
- the RET3 gene encoding coatomer subunit zeta (similar to Saccharomyces cerevisiae RET3 (YPL010W); ancestral locus Anc_8.76) — translated: MSSLSLYTVQAFLILDQQGERIYAKYYQPPHRSDDGNQLLFNSVKKQKEFEKQLHRKTHKQDSEILIFEDHLVLYKEYIDVTIYLVSSLEENEIVLQQGFSAIRGALDLILNSGMDKKNIQENYDMVILVIDETIDNGVILETDSNTIASRVSKPPTNEPQMALDLDKGFLGAWGFAKSKFQERLQQGL
- the RQC2 gene encoding Rqc2p (similar to Saccharomyces cerevisiae TAE2 (YPL009C); ancestral locus Anc_8.75), which codes for MKQRISALDLQLLARELKQDLEGYRLSNIYNIADSSKQFLLRFNKPDSKLNVVVDCGLRIYLTEFSRPIPPTPSGFVVKLRKHLKAKRLTALKQVDQDRILVLQFADGHFYLVLEFFSAGNVILLDQNRRILSLQRVVLEHENKVGQVYEMFDESLFAAGNTPTSEYVVGTKIEYTSNTINEWIKATQTKYESDIAVIKQLNFQNKDDPKKKKVKVPSIHKLLLSKVPHLSSDLLSKNLNVFNIDPSESCLALLGKTDALAELLNSTQLEYNKLLTTSDRKGYILAKRNENFNSEKDTADLEFIYDTFHPFKPYISGENNNSSTIIEVEGPYNKTLDSFFSTIESSKYALRIQNQESQAQKKIDDARTENNRKIQALLNVQELNEKKGHLIIEYASLIEEVKLAVQGLIDQQMDWSTIEKLIKNEQKKGNKIAQLLNLPLNLKQNKISVKLNTSNIKESDSSSDEDSESEGSIIRSSSDSDSDEVSNLKEKNMKRKPSDTVNVTIDLGLSAYANASEYFNIKKTSAEKQKKVEKNVNKAMKNIEIKTDQQLKRKLKDSHSVLKKIRTPYFFEKYSWFISSEGFLVMMGKSPAETDQIYSKYIEDDDIYMSNNFNTHVWIKNPERTEVPPNTLMQAGILCMSSSEAWSKKIASSPWWCFAKNVSKFDSSDNSVLPEGAFRLKNENDQNLLPPAQLVMGFAFLWKVKTGENNDSGDDDDDDDDDDDDDDDDESEAKEQEKQEEENDHGVNGPPENDDENLDTESNDYESDSHEKEVEGESISSEIGSDSENIKANNGSDGMQRVAAESSSIISLLDSMNSNVRGKKGKLKKIQRKYADQDETERILRLEALGTLKGIEKQQQKKKEEIKKRELREDKKNRREKQKRLQALKFTKKEKAKVNYDKCKAELKPSLDKDDIVVDIIPVFAPWPALLKYKYKVKIQPGSAKKTKTLTEILHYFKNRAVDTSSTDKEMDWPQEHEMIKSLKEQDLVLLLCVDKLKITITGQKSTKNGDVTSRKGKKKTKSARTKKK